One window of the Herbiconiux sp. L3-i23 genome contains the following:
- a CDS encoding DUF3040 domain-containing protein: MPLSEQEQRLLDEMERSLYQNDAEFVASVARAQQGRRSYTWLVAGVVVALAGIAVLVLGVVFQQPLIGILGFVVMFGGVLLALGSPRKPLAAGSGSKSSRKRSGSGSGFMSRMNDRWDRRQGGNS; the protein is encoded by the coding sequence ATGCCGCTCTCTGAGCAAGAACAGCGCCTCCTCGATGAGATGGAGCGCAGCCTCTATCAGAACGACGCCGAGTTCGTCGCGTCGGTCGCGCGTGCCCAGCAGGGCCGGCGCAGTTACACCTGGCTCGTCGCCGGTGTGGTCGTCGCCCTCGCGGGTATCGCGGTGCTGGTGCTCGGAGTGGTCTTCCAGCAGCCGCTGATCGGCATCCTCGGCTTCGTCGTCATGTTCGGCGGGGTGCTCCTCGCGCTCGGTTCGCCGCGCAAGCCCCTCGCCGCGGGATCCGGATCGAAGTCCTCACGCAAGCGGTCCGGTTCGGGCTCGGGTTTCATGTCCCGCATGAACGATCGATGGGACCGCCGCCAGGGTGGCAACAGCTGA
- the pknB gene encoding Stk1 family PASTA domain-containing Ser/Thr kinase: protein MNTSQTDPMVGHLLDGRYQVRARIARGGMATVYLATDLRLERRVAIKVMHGHLADDAAFRDRFIQEARSAARLAHPNVVNVFDQGQDSDMAYLVMEYLQGITLRDLLKEYGKLTPEQTMDIMEAVLAGLAAAHKAGIVHRDLKPENVLLADDGRIKISDFGLARAATANTATGQALLGTIAYLSPELVTRGIADTRSDIYAVGIMMYEMLVGEQPYKGDQPVQIAYQHANERVPSPSSKNAKVPVALDELVLWATARDPEERPRDARTLLDQLFETQNMIRDGVAQTPTGQQHTMVLPAVGGTSAVTFDSGDNTQVLSRARRTGPIALDSASRLAGETRKRHRRGFWIAGLVILLAAFATGTGWYFGSGPGSAAQIPTSVTGATPEQATAALLEAGFTVAAEQQSTFDYEVAEGLVSTTDPQPGDRVGKGTEVTLVLSKGAESLPVPVVTGLVEAEARTALTDARFIVADTAAQEFSADVAAGTVLRAVGTDGAQLGEGATYPDHGTISLVVSAGPVPDLVNVSFDEAMSRLQAVGLVGVRASDEYENTGAIPSGNVIRAYGPTDEAGNARAIVPGDEIGLTVSLGIEQVTVPDVVGLSWAEARGALEAAGVVPVYSSLADSSPSAYEVASINPGAGTTVGRGTSVAISFLLL, encoded by the coding sequence GTGAACACGAGCCAGACCGATCCGATGGTCGGTCACCTCCTCGACGGGCGCTATCAGGTGCGCGCCCGCATCGCTCGTGGAGGGATGGCGACCGTCTATCTCGCGACCGATCTGCGGCTCGAGCGCCGAGTCGCGATCAAGGTCATGCACGGCCACCTCGCCGACGACGCCGCGTTCCGCGACCGGTTCATCCAGGAGGCCCGCTCCGCCGCGCGTCTCGCGCATCCGAACGTGGTCAACGTGTTCGACCAGGGCCAGGACTCCGACATGGCGTACCTGGTCATGGAGTACCTGCAGGGCATCACGCTGCGCGACCTGCTGAAGGAGTACGGCAAGCTCACCCCCGAGCAGACCATGGACATCATGGAGGCCGTGCTCGCGGGACTCGCCGCCGCGCACAAGGCCGGCATCGTGCACCGCGACCTGAAGCCCGAGAACGTCCTGCTGGCCGACGACGGCCGCATCAAGATCAGCGACTTCGGTCTCGCCCGTGCCGCGACGGCGAACACGGCGACCGGTCAGGCGCTGCTCGGCACCATCGCCTACCTCTCCCCCGAGCTCGTGACCCGCGGTATCGCCGACACCCGCAGCGACATCTACGCGGTCGGCATCATGATGTACGAGATGCTCGTCGGCGAGCAGCCGTACAAGGGCGACCAGCCGGTGCAGATCGCCTACCAGCACGCCAACGAGCGGGTGCCGAGCCCGAGCAGCAAGAACGCGAAGGTGCCGGTGGCACTCGACGAGCTGGTGCTGTGGGCGACCGCCCGCGACCCCGAGGAGCGCCCCCGCGACGCGCGCACGCTGCTCGACCAGCTCTTCGAGACCCAGAACATGATCCGCGACGGGGTCGCGCAGACGCCGACGGGCCAGCAGCACACCATGGTGCTGCCCGCCGTGGGCGGCACGAGCGCGGTCACGTTCGACTCGGGCGACAACACGCAGGTGCTCTCACGTGCGCGGCGCACCGGGCCCATCGCCCTCGACTCGGCGAGCCGGCTGGCCGGCGAGACCCGCAAACGGCACCGCAGGGGGTTCTGGATCGCGGGGCTGGTGATCCTGCTCGCCGCCTTCGCGACCGGAACGGGCTGGTACTTCGGTTCGGGACCCGGATCGGCAGCCCAGATCCCGACGTCCGTCACGGGCGCGACGCCCGAGCAGGCGACCGCGGCGCTTCTCGAGGCCGGGTTCACCGTCGCCGCCGAACAGCAGAGCACCTTCGACTACGAGGTCGCGGAAGGCCTCGTCTCGACGACCGACCCGCAGCCGGGCGACCGGGTCGGCAAGGGCACCGAGGTGACCCTCGTCCTGTCGAAGGGGGCCGAGAGCCTACCCGTCCCCGTCGTCACCGGCCTCGTCGAAGCCGAGGCGCGCACCGCCCTCACCGACGCCCGGTTCATCGTCGCCGACACGGCGGCGCAGGAGTTCAGCGCCGACGTAGCCGCGGGCACGGTGCTCCGGGCGGTGGGCACCGACGGCGCTCAGCTCGGCGAGGGCGCCACCTACCCCGACCACGGCACCATCTCGCTGGTGGTCTCCGCCGGGCCGGTCCCCGACCTGGTGAACGTGAGCTTCGACGAAGCGATGTCGCGGCTGCAGGCGGTCGGACTCGTCGGAGTGCGCGCCTCCGACGAATACGAGAACACGGGCGCCATCCCGTCGGGCAATGTCATCCGCGCCTACGGACCCACCGATGAGGCGGGCAACGCGAGGGCGATCGTCCCCGGCGACGAGATCGGTCTGACCGTCTCGCTCGGCATCGAGCAGGTGACGGTTCCCGACGTGGTGGGTCTGTCGTGGGCGGAAGCCCGCGGTGCACTGGAGGCGGCGGGTGTCGTCCCGGTCTACAGCTCTCTCGCGGACAGCTCCCCCTCGGCGTACGAGGTGGCGAGCATCAACCCGGGCGCGGGCACGACGGTGGGCCGCGGCACAAGCGTCGCCATCTCCTTCCTCCTCCTCTAG
- a CDS encoding penicillin-binding protein 2, giving the protein MPRRIARRRLVLAALLVFVLVAVFVIRLVDIQVVRAETLNEQAVDKRSIPETILGTRGDIYDSTGVMLADSVLRYDITASPKTAVASEVTPEIAADQLGPILGQNPADIVKALRDAVAADPDSDYLYIAKKVDVDAFEKIRELEIPWLYFQSQPSRTYPNGAVAGNLVGFVGSDNEPQAGLELSEDACLAGTDGSEVYERSEDGVRIPGSTVTTKQAENGDDLVLTIESDLQWYVQQTLAKYAQQYGAKWGVVVVQEVKTGKLVAVADYPTVDPNNVDAGLQEVPDGSSLGSRAFTAPFEPGSTFKTMTTASLLDAGLISPSTHVTAPYRYTTADGADVNDSEFHGTLNLTTTGMLIESSNTGMSQLGLLMSPEQRYDYMLKFGLGERTEVDFGAEATGYLGEDWDEDGIPDWDPQTNLASMFGQGITLSAVQVASIYQTIANGGVRMPVSLVAGCRLPDGTLTDAAPTEGTRVISESAARTTVDMLENVATKGWLANQVEIPGYRVAIKTGTAQQPDGNGGYSKSYLVSMAGTAPADDPQYVVSVNLADPVNMNTSGATAPIFRDVMTQVLKAHEVVPSGSSSPDLPAEF; this is encoded by the coding sequence GTGCCCCGACGCATCGCCCGGCGGCGACTCGTGCTCGCCGCGCTCCTCGTCTTCGTCCTCGTCGCGGTCTTCGTGATCCGCCTCGTTGACATCCAGGTGGTGCGGGCCGAGACGCTCAACGAGCAGGCCGTCGACAAGCGCAGCATCCCCGAGACGATCCTCGGCACCCGCGGCGACATCTACGACTCGACGGGTGTCATGCTCGCCGACAGCGTCCTCCGCTACGACATCACCGCGTCGCCGAAGACGGCGGTCGCCTCCGAGGTGACCCCCGAGATCGCCGCCGACCAGCTCGGACCGATCCTCGGCCAGAACCCCGCGGACATCGTGAAGGCACTGCGCGACGCGGTCGCCGCCGACCCCGACTCGGACTATCTCTACATCGCGAAGAAGGTCGACGTCGACGCCTTCGAGAAGATCCGCGAGCTCGAGATCCCGTGGCTGTACTTCCAGTCGCAGCCCTCCCGGACGTACCCGAACGGGGCGGTCGCGGGCAACCTCGTCGGCTTCGTCGGGTCCGATAACGAGCCCCAGGCAGGCCTCGAGCTCTCCGAGGACGCGTGCCTCGCCGGCACCGACGGCAGCGAGGTCTACGAACGCAGTGAGGACGGCGTCCGGATCCCCGGCAGCACCGTCACCACCAAGCAGGCCGAGAACGGCGACGACCTCGTGCTCACCATCGAGAGCGACCTGCAGTGGTACGTGCAGCAGACCCTCGCGAAGTACGCGCAGCAGTACGGCGCCAAGTGGGGTGTCGTGGTCGTGCAGGAGGTCAAGACGGGCAAGCTCGTCGCGGTCGCCGACTACCCGACCGTCGACCCGAACAACGTCGACGCGGGTCTCCAGGAGGTCCCCGACGGATCGTCGCTCGGTTCCCGCGCCTTCACCGCCCCCTTCGAACCGGGGTCGACGTTCAAGACGATGACGACGGCCTCCCTCCTCGACGCCGGGCTCATCAGCCCGTCCACGCACGTGACCGCGCCGTACCGGTACACGACTGCCGACGGCGCCGACGTGAACGACAGCGAGTTCCACGGCACCCTGAACCTCACGACCACCGGCATGCTCATCGAGTCGAGCAACACGGGCATGTCGCAGCTCGGCCTGCTGATGAGCCCGGAGCAGCGCTACGACTACATGCTGAAGTTCGGACTCGGCGAGCGCACCGAGGTGGACTTCGGCGCGGAGGCGACCGGATACCTCGGCGAGGACTGGGACGAGGACGGCATCCCCGACTGGGATCCGCAGACGAACCTCGCCTCGATGTTCGGGCAGGGCATCACCCTGTCGGCCGTGCAGGTCGCCAGCATCTACCAGACCATCGCGAACGGCGGGGTCCGGATGCCGGTCTCCCTGGTCGCGGGCTGCCGACTGCCCGACGGCACCCTGACCGACGCGGCGCCGACGGAGGGCACCCGCGTGATCTCCGAATCGGCCGCTCGGACGACCGTCGACATGCTCGAGAACGTCGCCACCAAGGGCTGGCTCGCGAATCAGGTCGAGATCCCCGGATACCGGGTCGCCATCAAGACCGGAACCGCTCAGCAGCCCGACGGCAACGGCGGCTACAGCAAGAGCTACCTCGTCTCGATGGCGGGCACGGCTCCGGCCGACGACCCCCAGTACGTCGTCTCGGTGAACCTCGCCGACCCGGTTAACATGAATACGTCGGGCGCCACCGCTCCGATCTTCCGCGACGTGATGACCCAGGTGCTGAAGGCGCACGAGGTCGTCCCGTCCGGATCGAGCTCGCCGGACCTGCCGGCCGAGTTCTGA
- the rsmH gene encoding 16S rRNA (cytosine(1402)-N(4))-methyltransferase RsmH — protein MDFSSIHTPVLLERCIELLAPAVDHDGAVLVDGTLGMGGHSEALLERFPRLRLIGIDRDSDALAIAGERLARFGDRFTVVHAVYDEIGDVVREHARGGVDGILLDLGVSSLQLDRAERGFAYSKDAPLDMRMDTTTGVTAAEIIATWDESELRRIFHEYGEERLAPRFARKLVEARDRAPIERSSQLVEIIAAATPAALQRTGHPAKRVFQALRIAVNGELDALERALPDAIDALTLGGRIVVMSYQSLEDRLVKRELQRRSSSTTPPGLPIELPEHSPELRLLVKGAGRASDDEIAANPRATPVRLRAAERIRATTTPATRNGA, from the coding sequence ATGGACTTCTCCTCGATCCACACCCCGGTGCTCCTCGAGCGCTGCATCGAACTGCTCGCGCCCGCCGTCGACCACGACGGCGCCGTGCTCGTCGACGGCACGCTCGGTATGGGCGGCCACTCCGAGGCGCTGCTCGAGCGGTTCCCGCGCCTCCGCCTGATCGGCATCGACCGGGACAGCGACGCGCTCGCCATCGCCGGGGAGCGCCTCGCCCGGTTCGGCGACCGCTTCACGGTCGTGCACGCCGTCTACGACGAGATCGGCGACGTCGTCCGCGAGCACGCCCGCGGTGGCGTCGACGGCATCCTGCTCGACCTCGGCGTCTCCTCACTGCAACTCGACCGTGCCGAGCGCGGCTTCGCCTATTCGAAGGACGCTCCGCTCGACATGCGGATGGACACGACGACCGGTGTCACGGCCGCCGAGATCATCGCCACCTGGGACGAGTCGGAACTGCGCCGCATCTTCCACGAGTACGGGGAGGAGCGTCTCGCACCGCGCTTCGCCCGCAAGCTCGTCGAGGCGCGCGACCGCGCTCCCATCGAGCGTTCGTCCCAGCTGGTCGAGATCATCGCCGCCGCGACGCCCGCCGCCCTGCAGCGCACCGGCCACCCCGCCAAGCGCGTCTTCCAGGCGCTGCGCATCGCCGTGAACGGCGAGCTCGACGCGCTCGAGCGCGCCCTCCCCGACGCGATCGACGCTCTGACGCTCGGCGGCCGCATCGTCGTCATGTCCTATCAGTCCCTCGAAGACCGTCTGGTCAAGCGCGAGCTGCAGCGCCGTTCGAGCTCGACCACGCCGCCCGGCCTTCCCATCGAACTCCCGGAGCACAGCCCCGAACTGCGTCTCCTGGTGAAAGGCGCCGGCCGCGCTTCCGACGACGAGATCGCCGCGAACCCGCGCGCGACCCCCGTCCGTCTGCGCGCCGCCGAGCGCATCCGCGCCACCACCACTCCCGCCACCCGAAACGGCGCCTAA
- the mraZ gene encoding division/cell wall cluster transcriptional repressor MraZ: MATLLGTYTPKLDEKGRIILPAKFADDFEEGIVLTRGQDRCLYVYSSTEFDAVHQRMRASASGNNKQARDFIRLLLSAAHAETPDRQRRVTVPPALRAYAGLERDLVVIGAGNHAEIWDAAAWNDYVSANEDDFASAAGEVIPDLF, translated from the coding sequence ATGGCGACCTTGCTCGGCACCTACACGCCCAAACTCGACGAGAAGGGGCGCATCATCCTTCCCGCCAAGTTCGCCGACGACTTCGAGGAGGGCATCGTGCTCACCCGTGGTCAGGACCGCTGCCTGTACGTGTACAGCTCCACCGAGTTCGACGCCGTCCACCAGCGCATGCGCGCCAGCGCCTCCGGCAACAACAAGCAGGCCCGCGACTTCATCCGCCTCCTGCTCTCGGCCGCGCACGCCGAGACCCCCGACCGTCAGCGTCGCGTCACGGTGCCGCCCGCCCTGCGCGCCTACGCCGGACTCGAACGCGACCTCGTCGTCATCGGGGCGGGCAACCACGCCGAGATCTGGGACGCCGCCGCCTGGAACGACTACGTCTCCGCCAATGAAGACGACTTCGCGAGTGCCGCGGGGGAGGTGATCCCGGACCTCTTCTGA
- a CDS encoding Rv2175c family DNA-binding protein has translation MSATDGRDWLSLPELAERFGLPLGKVRRLIEDRHLIALRVDGALRVPGDFLDGDAPLHDLRGTIMLLGDNGFSDDEAVDWLLAVDESLDVSPVEALRAGRKAEVRRVAQALA, from the coding sequence GTGAGTGCAACCGACGGCCGCGACTGGCTCTCGCTTCCCGAGCTCGCCGAACGATTCGGGCTTCCCCTCGGCAAGGTCCGACGGCTCATCGAAGACCGCCACCTGATCGCCCTCCGCGTGGACGGCGCGCTGCGGGTGCCGGGCGACTTCCTCGACGGCGACGCGCCCCTCCACGATCTGCGGGGCACCATCATGCTCCTCGGCGACAACGGCTTCTCCGACGACGAGGCCGTCGACTGGCTGCTCGCCGTCGACGAGAGCCTCGACGTCAGTCCGGTCGAGGCGCTCCGCGCCGGCCGCAAGGCCGAAGTGCGTCGGGTGGCTCAGGCTCTCGCCTGA
- a CDS encoding polyprenyl synthetase family protein translates to MPGSKLVDLVQSKIDSLIDDRSAILSSVAPELVPFGEFSKRFLSGGKRFRALFCFWGWQSTQTFDLDPPLGEHERALDAVVAVASALELFHAAALVHDDLIDSSDTRRGQPSIHRRFEAQHTESNYIGDGEGFGRSAAILLGDLLLTWSDDLMHEGLRLLPDQRAADAARAEFERMRLDVTAGQYLDLVEERAWTTLGDAEALERAKRVILYKSAKYSVEAPLVIGASLGGADPRQIDALRGFGVPLGIAFQLRDDLLGVFGDPSVTGKPSGDDLVEGKRTVLVILARATLPAGARRLVDDLLGDPELSAQQIELLQATIQRSGAVERVERMIDENVRSARAALDGAPLSAAARTELTHLVATVTDRRS, encoded by the coding sequence GTGCCTGGCTCGAAGCTTGTCGATCTGGTGCAGTCGAAGATCGATTCTCTGATCGACGACCGCTCCGCAATTCTCTCGTCGGTCGCCCCGGAGCTCGTTCCGTTCGGCGAGTTTTCAAAGAGGTTTCTCAGTGGTGGCAAGAGGTTCCGCGCACTGTTCTGCTTCTGGGGCTGGCAGAGCACCCAGACCTTCGACCTCGACCCCCCGCTCGGCGAGCATGAACGCGCTCTCGACGCGGTCGTGGCCGTCGCGAGTGCACTCGAGCTCTTCCATGCCGCAGCCCTCGTCCACGACGACCTGATCGACAGCTCCGACACCCGCCGCGGACAGCCGTCGATCCACCGTCGGTTCGAAGCCCAGCACACCGAGAGCAACTACATCGGCGACGGCGAGGGCTTCGGCCGCTCGGCCGCCATCCTCCTCGGCGACCTGCTGCTCACCTGGAGCGACGACCTGATGCACGAGGGTCTCCGCCTGCTGCCCGATCAGCGTGCCGCCGACGCCGCCCGCGCGGAGTTCGAGCGGATGCGACTCGATGTCACCGCCGGTCAATACCTCGACCTCGTCGAGGAGCGGGCGTGGACGACGCTCGGCGACGCGGAGGCGCTCGAGCGCGCCAAGCGGGTGATCCTCTACAAGTCGGCCAAGTACTCGGTGGAGGCGCCGCTCGTCATCGGAGCGTCGCTCGGCGGCGCCGATCCGCGGCAGATCGATGCCCTGCGCGGTTTCGGGGTGCCGCTCGGCATCGCCTTCCAGCTCCGCGACGACCTCCTCGGCGTGTTCGGCGATCCGTCGGTCACCGGCAAGCCGAGCGGCGACGACCTCGTCGAGGGCAAGCGCACGGTACTCGTGATCCTCGCCCGGGCGACGCTCCCCGCGGGCGCCCGTCGACTGGTCGACGACCTGCTCGGCGATCCCGAGCTCTCGGCTCAGCAGATCGAACTGCTGCAGGCGACGATCCAGCGCAGCGGTGCGGTCGAGCGGGTGGAGCGCATGATCGACGAGAACGTCCGATCCGCACGCGCCGCTCTCGACGGCGCCCCCTTGTCAGCGGCGGCCCGCACCGAGCTGACGCACCTCGTCGCGACGGTCACCGACCGCCGATCCTGA
- a CDS encoding type IV toxin-antitoxin system AbiEi family antitoxin domain-containing protein, producing MDTAIARHMARLHGVAHIQDLLAAGFHRRQIAAMKNQGELIRPRIGWYLSPDCSEDVIRAIRIGGMLGCCSAAATYGLPVPNSTALHVAVDPSASRLRSSRDSTQHPKAGAERGVILHWRDRAVPHQRFRVGIVDTLHQMLTCVSLEWAVAAIDAARRPADDGIPLLGEVGVQRLVEVGGEQGRQAVGLSVSVAESPLETFARLRLSGIVDDLRLQVPIGPYRVDLLVDGRLVIECDGRQHGTEAQFASDRARDAFFVAAGYTVLRFTYAQIVDGWDSVVLPAILRALAANRLTQPRR from the coding sequence ATGGACACCGCTATCGCCCGACACATGGCGCGCCTGCACGGCGTCGCCCATATTCAGGACTTGCTCGCGGCCGGCTTCCATCGACGGCAGATCGCCGCGATGAAGAATCAGGGCGAGCTGATCCGGCCGAGGATCGGCTGGTACCTCTCACCCGACTGCTCGGAGGACGTGATCCGAGCGATCCGCATCGGCGGGATGCTCGGATGCTGTTCCGCGGCGGCGACCTACGGACTCCCGGTGCCCAACAGCACCGCGCTGCACGTCGCCGTCGATCCGAGTGCCTCGCGGCTGCGGTCGAGCCGAGACTCGACGCAGCACCCGAAGGCGGGCGCCGAACGCGGCGTGATCCTGCACTGGCGAGACCGGGCGGTGCCTCATCAGCGTTTCCGGGTCGGCATCGTCGACACCCTCCATCAGATGCTGACGTGTGTCTCGCTGGAGTGGGCGGTGGCGGCGATCGATGCCGCCCGTCGCCCGGCGGATGACGGAATCCCGCTCCTCGGCGAGGTGGGCGTTCAGCGGCTCGTCGAAGTCGGCGGCGAGCAGGGCCGACAGGCGGTAGGACTCAGCGTCTCGGTGGCTGAGAGTCCGCTCGAGACTTTCGCACGGCTTCGTCTCTCCGGCATCGTCGATGATCTGCGACTGCAGGTGCCCATCGGGCCATACCGGGTGGACCTCCTCGTCGATGGGCGCCTGGTCATCGAGTGCGATGGCAGACAGCACGGCACGGAGGCGCAGTTCGCCTCCGACCGGGCACGCGACGCGTTCTTCGTCGCTGCCGGCTATACCGTGCTGCGCTTCACCTACGCGCAGATCGTCGACGGGTGGGACTCGGTGGTGCTGCCCGCCATCCTCAGAGCATTGGCCGCGAACCGGCTGACCCAGCCCCGGAGGTAA
- a CDS encoding class II 3-deoxy-7-phosphoheptulonate synthase gives MVDPTETVVSASPDVLAGLDYWRTLEIKQQPTWPDSAAVAAASAELAVLPPLVFAGEVDQLRDRLAKAARGEAFLLQGGDCAETFAGATADQIRARVKTILQMAVVLTYGASMPVVKMGRMAGQFAKPRSSDSETRGDVTLPAYRGDIVNGYDFTPDSREADPRRLVQGYHTAASTLNLVRAFTQGGFASLKEVHSWNNGFARNPANAMYEGLAKEIDRAIRFMEAAGADFDELKRVEFYTGHEGLLMDYERPLTRIDSRNGTPVATSAHFLWIGERTRDLDGAHVDYFSRIRNPIGVKLGPSTTPETMERLIDKLDPEREPGRLTFITRMGAGKIRDALPPLLEHIKTLDATPLWVTDPMHGNGVTTPTGYKTRRFDDIVDEVKGFFESHRAAGTHPGGIHVELTGDDVTECLGGSEHIDEATLATRYESLCDPRLNHMQSLELAFLVAEELSR, from the coding sequence GTGGTCGATCCCACCGAGACCGTCGTGTCCGCCAGCCCCGATGTCCTGGCCGGCCTCGACTATTGGCGGACCCTCGAGATCAAGCAGCAGCCGACCTGGCCCGACAGCGCGGCGGTCGCCGCAGCGTCCGCCGAGCTCGCGGTGCTGCCCCCGCTGGTGTTCGCGGGCGAGGTCGACCAGCTGCGCGACCGCCTCGCGAAGGCGGCGCGCGGTGAGGCGTTCCTGCTGCAGGGCGGAGACTGCGCCGAGACCTTCGCCGGGGCGACCGCCGACCAGATCCGCGCGCGGGTGAAGACGATCCTGCAGATGGCCGTCGTGCTCACCTACGGCGCCTCCATGCCGGTCGTGAAGATGGGCCGGATGGCGGGCCAGTTCGCGAAGCCGAGGTCGAGCGACTCCGAGACCCGCGGCGACGTCACCCTGCCCGCGTACCGCGGCGACATCGTGAACGGGTACGACTTCACCCCCGACAGCCGGGAGGCCGACCCGCGCCGGCTCGTGCAGGGCTACCACACGGCCGCGTCGACGCTGAACCTCGTGCGCGCGTTCACGCAGGGCGGGTTCGCGAGTCTCAAAGAGGTGCACAGCTGGAACAACGGGTTCGCGCGCAACCCCGCGAACGCGATGTACGAGGGGCTCGCGAAGGAGATCGACCGCGCCATCCGCTTCATGGAGGCCGCCGGCGCCGACTTCGACGAGCTGAAGCGCGTCGAGTTCTACACGGGCCACGAGGGCCTGCTGATGGACTACGAGCGTCCTCTCACCCGCATCGACTCGCGCAACGGCACGCCCGTCGCGACGTCGGCGCACTTCCTCTGGATCGGCGAGCGCACGCGCGACCTCGACGGGGCGCATGTCGACTACTTCTCGCGCATCCGCAACCCCATCGGGGTGAAGCTCGGACCGTCGACGACGCCCGAGACCATGGAGCGTCTCATCGACAAGCTCGACCCCGAGCGCGAGCCGGGTCGACTGACTTTCATCACGCGGATGGGGGCGGGCAAGATCCGCGACGCCCTGCCCCCGCTGCTCGAGCACATCAAGACGCTCGACGCGACGCCGCTCTGGGTCACCGACCCGATGCACGGCAACGGCGTGACGACCCCGACCGGCTACAAGACGCGCCGGTTCGACGACATCGTCGACGAGGTCAAGGGCTTCTTCGAGTCGCACCGCGCGGCGGGAACCCACCCGGGCGGCATCCACGTCGAGCTCACGGGCGACGACGTCACCGAGTGCCTCGGCGGATCCGAGCACATCGACGAGGCCACCCTCGCGACCCGCTACGAGTCGCTCTGCGACCCGCGCCTCAACCACATGCAGTCTCTCGAGCTCGCCTTCCTGGTCGCCGAGGAACTCAGCCGCTGA
- a CDS encoding LysM peptidoglycan-binding domain-containing protein: MSAVDRISSPSRRGRRAAHRARGSFARGLFGAVPVVLVGSLALTLGATPADASARKSDRERPDLAPDDAGTGRLDFSSATPAVAAPLADSSSTDRAHATAPAQTMAPFEYTVVEGDTISDIAGRYGLSTASVLALNGLSWKSLIFPGQVLSLNASASPSLPVDVPLTRYTVTSGDTISGIAAQHGLDTEAVLSSNGLGRDSIIYPGQSIVLPQTSSAVAPLAPALPVLDATPVASVTPIGSSVGLTDEMRANAAQIVRVGRELGVPDRGIVIALAAAMQESTLRNLDWGHLDSLGLFQQRPSTGWGTPDQILDTDYAIRAFYVGIHTTDTTSLGLLDIDGWQSMTVTEAAQAVQISAYPDAYAKWESDAWAWLPTL; the protein is encoded by the coding sequence ATGAGCGCAGTCGACCGGATCAGCAGCCCGAGCCGCCGGGGCCGCCGCGCGGCTCACCGTGCGCGCGGATCCTTCGCCCGCGGACTCTTCGGTGCCGTGCCCGTCGTGCTCGTCGGCTCGCTCGCACTCACGCTCGGAGCGACTCCCGCCGACGCGTCGGCGCGCAAGAGCGACCGCGAGCGCCCCGACCTCGCACCCGATGACGCCGGCACGGGTCGCCTCGACTTCTCCTCCGCCACGCCCGCCGTCGCTGCCCCGCTCGCCGACAGCTCATCAACCGACAGGGCGCACGCCACGGCGCCGGCGCAGACCATGGCGCCGTTCGAATACACCGTGGTCGAAGGCGACACCATCAGCGACATCGCGGGGCGCTACGGGCTCTCGACCGCCTCGGTCCTCGCCCTCAACGGCCTGAGCTGGAAGTCGCTCATCTTCCCCGGCCAGGTGCTGAGCCTCAACGCGTCGGCGTCGCCGTCGCTGCCCGTCGACGTGCCCCTCACCCGCTACACGGTGACTTCGGGCGACACGATCAGCGGCATCGCCGCTCAGCACGGACTCGACACCGAAGCGGTGCTCTCGTCGAACGGCCTCGGCCGCGACAGCATCATCTACCCCGGCCAGAGCATCGTGCTGCCGCAGACCTCGAGCGCGGTCGCCCCGCTCGCCCCGGCTCTGCCCGTGCTCGACGCGACCCCCGTCGCCTCGGTCACGCCGATCGGCTCGAGCGTCGGGCTCACCGACGAGATGCGCGCCAACGCGGCGCAGATCGTGCGCGTCGGCCGCGAACTCGGCGTCCCCGACCGCGGCATCGTCATCGCCCTCGCGGCGGCGATGCAGGAGTCGACGCTGCGCAACCTCGACTGGGGCCACCTCGACTCGCTCGGCCTGTTCCAGCAGCGTCCCAGCACCGGTTGGGGAACCCCCGACCAGATCCTCGACACCGACTACGCCATCCGCGCGTTCTACGTCGGCATCCACACGACCGACACGACGAGCCTCGGACTGCTCGACATCGACGGCTGGCAGAGCATGACGGTGACCGAGGCGGCGCAGGCCGTGCAGATCTCGGCCTACCCGGACGCCTACGCGAAGTGGGAGTCGGACGCCTGGGCCTGGCTCCCCACCCTCTGA